From the Oryza glaberrima chromosome 5, OglaRS2, whole genome shotgun sequence genome, one window contains:
- the LOC127774392 gene encoding uncharacterized protein LOC127774392 — translation MAIVRSSGGGRVPRLDGEASPDATEEEEEEEEEEEESPATPSQESDAGDFSGGEENGGDVGMEEEEEEDDEVEEEEEDEEDSGMGSDELEITELGEAGSEMCQVGDQSVAVPLELYDLAGLGNVLSLDAWNTLLSEEERQRLAALLPDMDQETFARTLAELLRGDNFHFGSPLAALFDRLKGGLCDPRIALYRRGTRFAERRKHYYRLQSYHNSMVRGLWDVKDCWKGCQGYNINEKLRALDAMKAQQQQQQQQQQKAHLGLGGRAGSETDSESREYGDPSLMRLKPDKTVLKKSGKPEKEQSKGLLRLGAPKGLGEEYIGGAGRDAAMALSELSRQDNAYGYDSGVMRRGKPRRSQQGLHSEELGDDRDLRMIRSHRPMPKPGKKELAASYDGNLYGNNYHENQNGSSYYYGRNANANQGVTVAAAYDRPYFDTAKNAKYSDRDWMYGGQGMSSKALKGDEMDWPAGSYAGSMNDWQRGQSAGDYRSRKTQAGHGLKVKSYKSIEKQISDANFGSDHRGKIPGKIKGKSTSQYDRIGQKYSRSNAVYTQSEETESDSSEKFEGGGDMDLKRQPEHHSGSHRPAYSAKKLNKLPKASKVNYPTATEDFEPYQSKGTHRVNVTESDYLRDVHVTETEQISEMMRPPAARGERKRKVMASVDTHDHGNTELPDSNENADESLRSPENGERLASGSGCVDSNGDVEKKKMPLASCSSGSKKQKRRVEATSPAEHGEDAPSAPKLVENSSSSKKKGKKKPAAPEAVTDAVVVDEPAPVLPEVNVVVVEPEKPKKKYVPITPTIHTGFSFSIVHLLTAVRKAMATPTEDTLSAKQPDREESRKCFNNEEHCKTPQDPSATEQAQQGHEAVDASGPEKAQQGHETADASAAEQTMPSNLPAFTVQEIVTRIRSNPGDPNILETQEPLQDLVRGVLKILSSRTAPLGAKGWKALVSYDKSNKSWLWVGPLPSGSSDGDPNEETSPDAWGIPHKMLVKLVDAFANWLKSGQETLKQIGSLPPPPAPDPANLDLKERFKDLRAQKSLNTISPSSEEARAYFQREEFLRYSIPDRAFCYTAADGEKSIVAPLRRGGGKPTAKARGHPMLLPDRPPHVTILCLVRDAAARLPARTGTRADVCTLLKDSQYLNHEESNKEAAVNQVVSGALDRLHYERDPCVLYDNDKKLWTYLHRGREEEDFEDDGTSSTKKWKRPRKESDPADPGNDDLEDDGTPTASDAKKQKTDSTASGEDKDSEDPAIQDPSAGDLEGDPDPDH, via the coding sequence ATGGCGATCGTGaggagcagtggcggcggcagggtcCCCAGGCTTGATGGGGAGGCCTCGCCGGATgccacggaggaggaggaggaggaggaggaggaggaggaggagtcacCTGCGACGCCGTCGCAGGAGTCCGATGCGGGCGACTTCTCGGGCGGGGAGGAGAACGGCGGCGATGttgggatggaggaggaggaggaggaggatgacgaggttgaggaggaggaggaagacgaggaggacTCTGGGATGGGGTCCGACGAGCTGGAGATCACGGAGCTCGGGGAGGCAGGGTCCGAGATGTGCCAGGTTGGGGACCAGAGTGTTGCCGTGCCGCTCGAGCTCTACGACCTTGCCGGATTGGGCAACGTGCTCTCGCTCGACGCGTGGAACACCCTGCTGTCCGAGGAGGAGCGGCAACGCCTCGCCGCTCTGCTGCCTGACATGGATCAGGAGACCTTTGCGCGCACGCTTGCCGAGCTACTTAGGGGAGACAACTTCCACTTCGGGAGTCCCCTTGCTGCCCTCTTCGACAGGCTCAAAGGAGGCCTATGTGACCCAAGGATTGCTCTTTATCGCCGCGGTACCCGCTTTGCAGAGCGGCGGAAGCATTACTACAGGCTGCAAAGCTACCACAATTCCATGGTCCGGGGTCTCTGGGACGTAAAGGACTGTTGGAAGGGTTGCCAGGGGTACAACATTAACGAGAAGCTAAGGGCACTGGATGCCATGAAagcacagcaacagcagcagcagcagcagcagcaaaaagcTCATCTTGGTTTGGGTGGCCGAGCTGGATCAGAGACTGACTCGGAGAGCAGGGAGTATGGGGACCCATCCTTGATGCGGCTGAAGCCTGATAAGACAGTATTGAAGAAATCAGGGAAGCCTGAGAAGGAGCAGTCTAAGGGTCTGTTGCGCTTGGGAGCGCCAAAAGGTTTGGGCGAGGAGTACATTGGAGGGGCTGGCCGTGATGCTGCTATGGCACTCTCCGAGCTTTCTCGCCAAGATAACGCCTATGGCTATGATTCAGGAGTCATGCGCAGAGGGAAGCCTCGCAGGAGTCAGCAAGGCCTTCATTCCGAGGAGTTGGGAGATGACAGGGATTTGCGAATGATTCGTTCTCATAGGCCAATGCCGAAGCCAGGAAAGAAGGAATTGGCTGCAAGCTATGATGGAAATTTGTATGGGAACAACTACCACGAGAACCAAAATGGTTCTTCTTACTACTATGGCAGGAATGCCAATGCTAATCAGGGAGTTACCGTAGCAGCAGCATATGATCGTCCATATTTTGATACAGCAAAGAATGCAAAGTACTCTGACAGAGATTGGATGTATGGTGGACAAGGTATGTCGAGTAAAGCTCTGAAAGGGGATGAGATGGATTGGCCAGCTGGTAGCTATGCCGGTAGCATGAATGACTGGCAGAGAGGGCAGTCTGCAGGCGATTACAGGAGCAGAAAAACTCAAGCTGGTCATGGTCTGAAGGTTAAGTCTTATAAAAGTATTGAGAAACAAATTAGTGATGCAAATTTTGGGTCTGATCATAGAGGCAAGATACCGGGGAAGATCAAAGGTAAATCCACTAGTCAGTATGACAGAATTGGCCAGAAGTACTCGAGGAGCAATGCTGTCTACACTCAGAGTGAGGAGACAGAATCCGATTCATCGGAAAAGTTTGAAGGTGGAGGGGACATGGATCTTAAAAGGCAGCCAGAACACCATTCTGGGTCTCATAGACCAGCATATAGTGCCAAAAAATTGAACAAGCTTCCTAAAGCTTCCAAAGTAAATTATCCAACTGCTACTGAAGATTTTGAACCCTATCAGAGTAAAGGGACTCACAGAGTAAATGTTACAGAGTCTGATTATTTACGTGATGTGCATGTCACAGAGACAGAACAGATTAGTGAAATGATGAGgcctccagcagcaaggggtGAAAGAAAGCGGAAAGTAATGGCCAGTGTCGATACACATGATCATGGAAACACTGAGTTGCCTGACAGCAATGAGAATGCTGATGAATCACTCAGGTCACCAGAGAATGGTGAGAGGCTAGCCAGTGGATCAGGCTGTGTTGATTCTAATGGTGAtgttgaaaaaaagaagatgccATTGGCAAGTTGCAGCTCTGGATCCAAAAAGCAGAAAAGAAGGGTTGAAGCTACAAGCCCGGCCGAACATGGTGAGGACGCGCCATCTGCTCCAAAGTTGGTGGAGAACAGCAGTAGCTCAAAGAAGAAAGGTAAAAAGAAGCCAGCTGCTCCAGAGGCTGTCACGGATGCAGTTGTTGTAGATGAACCAGCTCCTGTCTTGCCAGAAGTAAATGTGGTAGTGGTAGAACCTgagaaaccaaagaaaaaatatGTACCAATCACACCAACTATCCACACTGGGTTTTCATTCTCTATTGTGCATCTTCTAACTGCTGTAAGGAAGGCTATGGCCACCCCTACTGAGGATACTCTGTCGGCCAAGCAACCTGACAGGGAGGAGAGCAGAAAATGCTTCAACAATGAAGAGCATTGCAAAACGCCTCAAGATCCAAGTGCAACAGAGCAAGCCCAACAGGGTCATGAGGCTGTAGATGCCAGTGGTCCAGAGAAAGCCCAACAAGGTCACGAGACTGCAGATGCCAGTGCCGCAGAGCAGACCATGCCGAGCAATTTGCCAGCGTTCACCGTTCAAGAGATTGTTACTCGGATTAGATCAAATCCCGGTGACCCTAATATACTTGAAACACAAGAGCCACTTCAGGATTTAGTTCGAGGAGTATTAAAGATACTCTCATCTAGAACAGCTCCACTAGGTGCAAAGGGATGGAAAGCACTGGTTTCCTATGACAAGTCAAACAAAAGCTGGCTTTGGGTTGGCCCACTGCCTTCTGGTTCTTCAGATGGTGATCCTAATGAAGAAACTTCTCCTGATGCATGGGGTATACCACACAAAATGCTTGTGAAGTTGGTTGACGCATTTGCTAACTGGCTGAAAAGTGGTCAGGAAACCCTTAAGCAGATAGGATCCCTTCCACCACCTCCGGCACCAGATCCTGCaaacttggatttgaaggaaaggTTCAAGGACCTTAGAGCCCAGAAAAGTCTAAACACAATTAGTCCAAGCTCGGAGGAAGCAAGAGCGTATTTCCAGCGTGAAGAATTTTTGAGGTACTCAATTCCTGATAGAGCCTTTTGCTATACTGCTGCTGATGGGGAGAAATCTATAGTTGCTCCCTTGAGAAGGGGAGGTGGCAAGCCTACAGCAAAAGCTAGGGGACACCCCATGCTCTTACCTGATCGCCCTCCTCATGTCACTATTCTCTGTCTTGTAAGAGATGCTGCTGCCAGGTTGCCTGCAAGAACTGGAACAAGAGCTGATGTGTGCACACTTCTCAAAGATTCACAGTATCTAAACCACGAAGAATCTAATAAAGAGGCTGCTGTTAACCAAGTTGTCAGCGGTGCTCTTGATCGTCTGCATTATGAGCGGGATCCTTGTGTACTGTATGACAATGACAAAAAATTGTGGACCTACCTGCACAGGggtagagaggaggaagatttTGAGGATGATGGCACATCGTCTACCAAAAAATGGAAGAGACCAAGGAAAGAGTCGGATCCTGCAGACCCTGGAAACGATGATTTAGAGGATGATGGTACCCCTACTGCAAGCGATGCGAAAAAACAAAAGACAGATTCTACAGCATcaggagaagataaggatagTGAGGATCCTGCAATTCAGGACCCTTCTGCTGGTGATTTGGAAGGCGATCCTGACCCTGATCATTAG